In the Sus scrofa isolate TJ Tabasco breed Duroc chromosome 7, Sscrofa11.1, whole genome shotgun sequence genome, one interval contains:
- the MDC1 gene encoding mediator of DNA damage checkpoint protein 1 isoform X1 codes for MYGMTTMIMEDTQVINWEAEEEEVEEGPSEPLGCNLQPVGQLRIFSSSYGPEKDFPLYLGKNVVGRMPECSVALPFSSISKQHAVIEILAWNKAPVLRDCGSLNGTQILRPPKVLGPGVSHRLRNRELILFADLPCQYHRLDVPPPLVSRGPLTVEETPRGQGGTQPHRLLLAEDSEEEVDSLSERCVVKGPKTSLTTVIPESDEEGPSPAPDGPGPPFAFNLNSDTDEEESQQPGAGEAPSAAETEQPKPVTTEIQLIKDQCPVKEKHKDARVKRAASNGVVPVGAILERSQPAGEDSDTDVDEGSGLPRRPAGAHSERAQPCGFIDSDTDAEEEGIPATPAVVPVKKRQIFHEVGTESPQAPGVAHAQESPAGSDTDIEEGEAPRTVPLDSSRASMMIDSNMDDEEEVSAALTLARLRESQAVPWNRDAGAGDHRAQPVALLDQSQASAGRDSDTDMEEEGLPLEKRGSLPKGPADKAHPEKSQPPLRGSDVKVEEDERSPGVHPGRSQASATVDAITQVEEKAPPRPAVTLSEKHQVPVAWTPQTDVEAEGDPAKLPVVHPAEARPPPAGGHEPDVEKNTSLAASAGADVRKSQLLAEGDAGTEWAVAILEQDRALGAGAQSVSARAQVGQDLPLVSREHLADVAVDTGAPGEATQTQREGTQALTERERELNVDRTIDSGDNRDDSEDLDLQATQCFVEGENQSPEAVPSMEDEPTQAFPSTLPQEPGPSCCSFQASGTLDEPWELLATQPFCPRESEASEIQPVDTHLEARGLCPSPPRAALPEQHPESPEPLGSQGGGRQTVEKATGTPRETAEGPTPERGPLERATKEPPSEGERGGMGEEGLPRGTQDREEKQVLAGVTQRQESDRTVKSTSTDGGLESLQVEIETPKEMQENEIEKQTLARDMLEREAEKPVAERESEAGGPEVKVPEAVQDRGPLRAEAEGTSQDQKGQASNLTPEPGAGVGYLQGLASAPAAPRSQAGGGGEAPVSPRRQQRGDLNCKMPPAEKSGGDQESPEACLPPEPPEASAPLQNPLPSQSPKHPAPQSRLSPPPPPLEQSTPRTRPPQSQESPEPPFSSELDPPNPEPKVRPQGSPPLSPIPLEAHPTSPTDQAGSPEPTSRAARGGTHRSFEVTPMSVVPTALELQSSTSADQPVVPKPTLRAPWGRTHRSSVKTPEPNIPTAPELQPSTPTDQPVAPEPLSRATRGRTPRASVKTSEPVVPAAPEPQPSTPTDQPVVPKPTLRAPRGRTHRSSVKTPEPNIPTAPELRPSTPTDQPVAPEPLSRATRGRTPRASVKSPEQNVPTAPEHPQPSTPTDQPVTPKPTSRATRGRAHRSSVKTPAASEPLPSASTDQPITPKPTSRGRAHRSSAKTPELQPPTSTGQPVTPRPTSQATRGRTHRSSIKTPEPVVPTDPEPQPSTPTDQPITPELTSAATRGRTRRSTVKTPEPVVPTDPEPQPSTPTDQPITPKPTSWATRGQAHRSSVKTPEPHVPTDPKPQPSTPTDQPVTPKPTSRATRGRARKSSVKTPEPVVPTAAEPQPSASTDQPITPKPTSRGRAHRSSAKTPELQPPTSTGQPVTPRPTSGATQGRTHRSSAKTSQAVEPTAPVLEPPSPIGQPVTPKVIAEGGQNRILRSSRVGAVPGPTPPELQCPVPAEQPVPPEPIPRASCSRRPRATRKRESLTAHVGPDPCSAPPEPNSRSSRTQSLSTTPEPTLPQLPEAPAHAPQIPKVEAAGRPGFTLEPQPKATQKRKRPLAPADSPPLPKRLQRGEVPPKTVILEEEENPTARPGREEFSQSQDAVIPEPGKRKRDQTEEEPRGVPSRSLRRTKPAQESTAPRVLFTGVVDARGERAVLALGGSLASSVAEASHLVTDRIRRTVKFLCALGRGIPILSLDWLHQSRKAGCFLPPDEYVVTDPEQEKNFGFSLREALSRARERKLLEGYEIHVTPGVQPPPPQMGEIISCCGGTVLPSMPRSYKPQRVVITCSQDFPRCSVPFRLGLPVLSPEFLLTGVLKQEAKPEAFVLSTLEMASA; via the exons ATGTACGGGATGACGACTATG ATCATGGAGGACACCCAGGTTATTAACTGGGAGGCTGAAGAAGAGGAGGTTGAAGAGGGACCCAGTGAACCTTTGGGGTGTAACTTGCAGCCCGTAGGGCAACTGCGTATCTTCAGTAGTTCCTATGGACCAGAAAAAG ATTTCCCACTCTACCTTGGGAAGAACGTGGTGGGCCGAATGCCCGAGTGCTCTGTGGCCCTGCCTTTTTCATCCATCTCCAAACAACATGCAGTGATTGAAATCTTGGCCTGGAACAAGGCGCCTGTCCTCCGCGACTGTGGGAGCCTCAATGGCACTCAGATCCTGAGGCCTCCCAAGGTCCTGGGCCCTGGGGTGAGTCATCGTTTGAGGAACCGGGAGTTGATTCTCTTTGCTGACTTGCCCTGCCAGTACCATCGCTTGGATGTCCCCCCGCCCTTGGTCTCTCGGGGCCCTCTAACTGTAGAGGAGACACCCAGGGGACAGGGAGGAACTCAACCGCACAGGCTTCTGTTGGCTGAGGACTCAGAGGAGGAAGTAG ATTCTCTTTCTGAAAGGTGTGTGGTGAAAGGACCAAAGACTTCTTTGACAACAGTGATTCCAGAGAG TGATGAAGAGGGGCCTTCCCCCGCCCCAGATGGCCCTGGACCACCTTTTGCCTTCAACTTGAACAGTGACACGGATGAGGAAGAAAGTCAGCAACCAGGAGCAGGAGAGGCTCCCTCAGCTGCAGAGACAGAACAGCCTAAACCTGTCACAACCGAAATCCAGCTCATAAAGGACCAGTGTCCAGTGAAGGAGAAGCACAAGGACGCAAGAGTTAAGAGGGCTGCCAGCAATGGGGTGGTTCCAGTTGGGGCGATTCTGGAGAGGAGCCAGCCTGCTGGGGAGGACAGTGACACAGATGTGGATGAGGGGAGTGGGCTTCCACGGAGGCCAGCTGGAGCCCATTCAGAAAGGGCCCAGCCTTGTGGCTTCATAGACAGTGATACTGATGCGGAAGAAGAGGGGATCCCCGCCACCCCAGCAGTAGTTCCCGTGAAGAAGAGGCAGATCTTCCATGAAGTTGGGACAGAGAGCCCCCAGGCACCTGGCGTGGCACATGCACAGGAGAGCCCGGCTGGTAGTGATACAGATATAGAGGAGGGAGAGGCCCCCCGGACGGTCCCTCTGGACAGCAGCCGAGCCTCCATGATGATcgacagcaacatggatgacgaGGAAGAAGTCTCAGCGGCGCTCACTCTGGCACGTCTGAGAGAGAGCCAGGCTGTTCCATGGAACAGAGATGCAGGTGCAGGAGACCACAGGGCCCAACCTGTGGCCCTTCTGGATCAAAGCCAGGCCTCTGCTGGGAGAGACAGTGACACAGACATGGAAGAAGAGGGGCTCCCCCTAGAAAAGAGAGGAAGTCTCCCCAAGGGTCCTGCAGACAAGGCCCATCCAGAAAAGAGCCAGCCTCCTCTCAGGGGCAGTGACGTGAAGGTGGAGGAAGATGAGCGCTCACCTGGAGTCCACCCAGGGAGAAGCCAAGCCTCTGCCACTGTGGACGCCATCACCCAAGTGGAGGAGAAAGCCCCACCAAGGCCAGCTGTTACACTTTCAGAGAAGCATCAGGTGCCTGTGGCATGGACACCTCAAACAGATGTGGAGGCAGAAGGCGACCCAGCAAAGCTGCCTGTGGTGCATCCAGCGGAAGCCCGCCCTCCTCCAGCTGGGGGCCATGAACCAGATGTGGAAAAGAACACGTCCTTAGCAGCCTCAGCTGGGGCAGACGTCAGAAAGAGCCAGCTTCTGGCAGAAGGGGATGCTGGGACGGAGTGGGCTGTAGCCATTCTTGAACAGGACCGAGCTCTTGGGGCCGGGGCCCAGAGTGTGTCAGCCAGGGCACAGGTGGGGCAGGACCTTCCCCTTGTCTCAAGAGAGCACCTAGCAGATGTGGCGGTGGACACAGGCGCTCCAGGGGAAGCCACCCAGACACAGAGAGAGGGAACCCAGGCCctcacagagagggagagagaactaAACGTGGACAGGACCATAGACTCTGGAGACAACCGTGACG ATTCTGAAGATCTGGACCTGCAAGCCACCCAGTGCTTTGTGGAGGGAGAGAATCAGAGCCCGGAAG CAGTCCCCAGCATGGAGGATGAGCCCACCCAGGCCTTCCCGTCTACTCTGCCCCAGGAGCCTGGCCCTTCCTGTTGCAGCTTCCAGGCCTCAG GTACCCTGGATGAGCCATGGGAGCTCTTAGCTACACAGCCATTCTGTCCAAGAGAGTCTGAGGCCTCTGAGATCCAGCCCGTTGACACCCACCTGGAGGCCCGTGGCCTTTGCCCCTCTCCACCTAGGGCAGCACTGCCAGAGCAACACCCAGAGAGCCCAGAGCCACTGGGGAGTCAGGGTGGAGGGCGGCAGACTGTGGAGAAAGCCACGGGTACCCCGAGAGAAACAGCAGAGGGGCCGACCCCTGAGAGAGGGCCCCTGGAGAGGGCAACCAAGGAGCCGCCAtcagaaggagagaggggagggatgggagaggaggggtTACCCAGGGGGACACAGGACAGGGAAGAAAAACAGGTGTTAGCTGGAGTTACTCAGAGACAAGAGTCTGACAGAACAGTGAAAAGTACAAGCACTGACGGGGGCCTGGAGAGTTTGCAGGTAGAAATTGAGACACCCAAGGAAATGCAAGAGAATGAGATAGAAAAGCAGACTCTTGCAAGAGACATGctggagagggaagcagagaaacctgtagcagagagagagagtgaggcaGGTGGGCCAGAAGTAAAGGTGCCCGAAGCCGTACAGGACAGAGGCCCACTGAGAGCGGAGGCAGAGGGGACCAGCCAGGACCAGAAAGGCCAGGCCTCCAATCTGACACCAGAGCCTGGAGCGGGGGTGGGGTACCTTCAGGGACTTGCTTCAGCCCCAGCAGCTCCCCGGAGCcaggcaggtggaggaggggaagccCCAGTGAGCCCCAGGAGACAGCAGAGAG GTGACTTGAATTGCAAGATGCCACCTGCTGAGAAGTCTGGG GGTGATCAGGAATCCCCGGAGGCTTGTCTGCCTCCTGAACCGCCTGAAGCGTCAGCCCCACTCCAGAACCCTCTCCCCTCTCAGAGCCCAAAGCATCCTGCACCTCAATCCCGcctgtccccccctccccctcctttagAACAGTCCACTCCCAGGACCAGGCCACCTCAGAGTCAGGAGTCCCCAGAGCCTCCCTTTTCCTCAGAGCTGGACCCTCCCAACCCAGAACCCAAAGTCAGGCCCCAGGGGTCCCCTCCACTTTCTCCTATACCCCTCGAGGCCCACCCTACCTCCCCCACAGACCAGGCCGGCAGCCCTGAGCCCACATCTCGGGCCGCTCGTGGCGGGACACATAGGTCCTTTGAAGTGACCCCCATGTCAGTTGTCCCCACAGCCCTTGAGCTGCAGTCCTCTACCTCCGCAGACCAGCCTGTGGTCCCCAAGCCCACACTTCGGGCTCCTTGGGGCAGGACACATAGGTCCTCCGTCAAGACCCCTGAACCAAATATCCCCACAGCCCCTGAGCTCCAGCCTTCCACCCCCACAGACCAGCCTGTTGCCCCTGAGCCCTTATCTCGGGCCACTCGGGGCCGGACACCTAGGGCCTCTGTCAAGACTTCTGAACCAGTTGTCCCTGCAGCCCCTGAGCCCCAGCCTTCCACCCCCACAGACCAGCCTGTGGTCCCCAAGCCCACACTTCGGGCTCCTCGGGGCAGGACACATAGGTCCTCCGTCAAGACCCCTGAACCAAACATCCCCACAGCCCCTGAGCTCCGACCTTCCACCCCCACAGACCAGCCTGTTGCCCCTGAGCCCTTATCTCGGGCCACTCGGGGCCGGACACCTAGGGCCTCTGTCAAGTCCCCTGAACAAAATGTCCCCACAGCCCCTGAGCACCCACAGCCTTCCACCCCCACAGATCAGCCTGTCACCCCCAAACCCACATCTCGTGCCACTCGGGGCAGGGCACACAGGTCCTCTGTCAAGACCCCCGCAGCCTCTGAGCCCCTGCCTTCTGCCTCCACAGACCAGCCCATCACCCCCAAACCCACATCTCGGGGCAGGGCACATAGGTCTTCTGCCAAGACCCCTGAACTCCAGCCTCCCACCTCCACTGGTCAGCCTGTCACCCCCAGACCCACATCTCAGGCCACTCGGGGCAGGACACATAGGTCCTCTATCAAGACCCCCGAACCAGTTGTCCCTACAGACCCTGAGccccagccctccacccccacagacCAGCCCATCACCCCTGAGCTCACATCTGCAGCCACTCGGGGCAGGACACGTAGGTCCACTGTCAAGACCCCCGAACCAGTTGTCCCTACAGACCCTGAGccccagccctccacccccacagacCAGCCCATCACCCCCAAACCCACGTCTTGGGCCACTCGAGGCCAGGCACATAGGTCCTCTGTCAAGACCCCTGAACCACATGTCCCCACAGACCCTAAGccccagccctccacccccacagacCAGCCTGTCACCCCCAAACCCACATCTCGTGCAACTCGGGGCAGGGCACGTAAGTCCTCTGTCAAGACCCCTGAACCAGTTGTCCCTACAGCCGCTGAGCCCCAGCCTTCTGCCTCCACAGACCAGCCCATCACCCCCAAACCCACATCTCGGGGCAGGGCACATAGGTCTTCTGCCAAGACCCCTGAACTCCAGCCTCCCACCTCCACTGGTCAGCCTGTCACCCCCAGACCCACATCTGGGGCCACCCAGGGCAGGACACACAGGTCTTCTGCCAAGACATCCCAAGCAGTTGAACCCACAGCCCCTGTCCTTGAACCTCCCTCCCCCATAGGCCAGCCTGTCACCCCCAAGGTCATAGCTGAGGGTGGTCAGAACAGGATACTCAGATCTTCTAGAGTAGGTGCTGTGCCAGGTCCTACCCCCCCTGAACTCCAGTGTCCTGTCCCCGCAGAACAGCCTGTTCCCCCTGAGCCCATCCCTCGAGCCAGTTGCAGCAGGAGGCCTCGGGCCACTAGGAAGCGGGAGTCTCTCACAGCTCACGTTGGTCCTGACCCCTGCTCTGCTCCCCCTGAACCTAATTCCCGGTCCTCAAGGACCCAGTCCCTTAGCACCACTCCTGAGCCTACCCTCCCTCAGCTTCCTGAGGCACCGGCTCATGCTCCCCAGATCCCAAAGGTGGAGGCAGCAGGTAGACCTGGCTTCACCCTAGAGCCCCAGCCGAAGGCCACCCAAAAGCGCAAGAGGCCTTTGGCTCCTGCAGATTCACCCCCACTTCCAAAACGGCTCCAAAGAGGGGAAGTGCCCCCGAAGACAGTGATCCTCgaggaagaagaaaatcctaCAGCAAGGCCTGGGAGAGAAGAG TTCTCTCAATCCCAGGATGCAGTGATTCCAGAACCaggcaagagaaagagagaccagACCGAGGAGGAGCCCCGGGGAGTACCGAGCCGCAGCCTGCGCCGGACCAAACCTGCACAAGAGTCCACGGCCCCCAGA GTGCTCTTCACGGGTGTGGTGGATGCTCGTGGAGAGCGGGCGGTGCTGGCCCTGGGGGGCAGTCTGGCCAGCTCAGTGGCCGAGGCGTCCCATTTGGTGACCGATCGGATCCGCCGGACAGTCAAGTTCCTGTGTGCCCTGGGGCGGGGCATCCCCATCCTCTCCCTGGACTGGCTGCATCAG TCCCGCAAGGCAGGTTGCTTCTTGCCTCCAGATGAGTATGTGGTGACTGATCCTGAGCAGGAGAAGAACTTTGGCTTCAGCCTCCGGGAGGCCCTGAGCCGGGCTCGGGAGAGAAAGCTGCTAGAG GGCTATGAGATTCACGTGACCCCAGGAGTCCAGCCACCGCCCCCTCAGATGGGAGAGATCATCAGCTGCTGTGGGGGCACCGTCCTACCCAGCATGCCCCGCTCCTATAAG CCTCAGAGAGTTGTGATCACGTGCTCCCAGGACTTCCCTCGATGCTCCGTTCCATTTCGGCTTGGGCTGCCTGTCCTCTCACCTGAGTTCCTGCTGACAGGAGTCCTGAAGCAGGAGGCCAAGCCAGAGGCCTTTGTCCTCTCCACTTTGGAAATGGCATCTGCCTGA